In one Populus nigra chromosome 12, ddPopNigr1.1, whole genome shotgun sequence genomic region, the following are encoded:
- the LOC133670234 gene encoding plasmodesmata-located protein 2-like, which yields MDSTSISFSLVSHMLVLSASLGLLLPCVKCSSDFSTLVYKKCSNQTYNGSTESHSQTLSSLFQELLPQSSTSKFFKTTAGDENVGISAFFQCRNDLRNDECYNCVNTLPKVSNSLCKQALAARVHLDGCYFKYETDGLVEETSTHELLHQTCSEKKVVGHGFEELKNAAFAAMESGVVSEGGFYETNYESLHVMAQCQGDFKGCDCGECISSAIQVAEEKCGASISSQVYMDKCFMSYTYYPDGIPGNSYPGKESNYGKSTGRTVAIVVGGAVVLGVGFILLKIFKSCGKKEDI from the exons ATGGATTCAACCTCCATATCATTCTCTCTTGTATCTCATATGCTAGTTCTCTCAGCCAGTTTAGGGCTTTTACTACCATGTGTTAAATGTAGTTCGGATTTTAGCACCTTGGTGTACAAGAAATGCTCGAACCAAACATACAATGGTTCCACCGAGTCTCACTCACAAACCCTTTCTTCCCTTTTCCAAGAGCTCTTACCACAATCCTCTACTTCCAAGTTCTTTAAAACCACAGCCGGCGACGAAAATGTTGGCATTTCTGCTTTCTTTCAATGCAGAAATGATTTGAGAAACGACGAGTGCTATAACTGTGTAAACACACTTCCCAAGGTATCAAACAGCCTATGTAAACAAGCTCTAGCGGCTAGGGTTCACCTTGATGGGTGCTATTTCAAGTATGAAACCGATGGGCTTGTCGAGGAGACCTCTACGCATGAATTGCTTCATCAAACATGCAGCGAAAAAAAGGTGGTGGGTCATGGTTTCGAAGAGTTGAAGAATGCAGCCTTCGCAGCAATGGAGAGCGGGGTGGTGAGTGAAGGAGGGTTCTATGAGACAAATTATGAGTCTTTGCATGTTATGGCACAGTGTCAGGGTGATTTCAAGGGTTGTGATTGTGGTGAGTGTATAAGTTCTGCAATACAAGTAGCTGAAGAGAAATGTGGCGCCTCAATTTCTAGCCAAGTTTATATGGACAAGTGCTTTATGAGCTATACTTACTATCCAGATGGGATACCAGGCAACTCATACCCAG GAAAAGAGAGCAATTATGGAAAAAGCACAGGGAGGACAGTAGCAATCGTTGTGGGAGGGGCAGTAGTCTTGGGAGTTGGATTCATCTTGTTGAAGATCTTCAAATCTTGTGGCAAGAAAGAGGATATATA A
- the LOC133669694 gene encoding hypothetical protein At1g04090-like, producing the protein MFGGYCECFCWSNQDFYDDDFYLPDPQPFSLPAPLPKWPQGQGFAAGRINLGEIEVAKITKFESVWSCGLLRGKSKGVSFYRPVGIPEGFHCLGYYCQSNDQPLRGYVLVGCDSNAHKPEVGHIHDSEVDSPLRKPLNYSLIWGSNSEKNGGGGGYFWLPNPPEGYKAMGIVVTNNPEEPKVEEVRCVRADLTERCETSDRIISSDSKSSNPFEVWNTRPHRRGMFAKGVSVGTFYCNAYLSSDEVLTDIACLKNLDHSQPAMPNLDQVHALIKHYGPTVFFHPDEDCLPSSVQWFFKNGALLYQDCGQKCEPIDLRGSNLPSGGENDGKFWIDLPVDDAARNDVIAGDLESAELYVHAKPAYGGTFTDIAMWIFCPFNGPATLKIGLMTIPMTKIGQHVGDWEHYTLRVSNFTGELWQVFFSEHSGGRWVDASDLEFIEGNRPVVYSSKHGHASFPHPGTYLQGSTKLGIGVRNDVARSKYYVDSSLKYQLVAAEYLGDGVVTEPCWLQYMREWGPTIVYDSRSEIDKILDHLPFFVRFSVENLVDLFPTELYGEEGPSGPKEKYNWVGDEIC; encoded by the exons ATGTTTGGTGGGTACTGTGAGTGCTTTTGTTGGAGCAACCAAGATTTTTATGATGATGATTTCTACTTGCCAGACCCTCAACCTTTCTCTTTGCCTGCACCTCTTCCTAAATGGCCTCAAG GTCAAGGATTCGCTGCTGGAAGAATAAATTTAGGAGAAATTGAAGTCGCCAAGATTACCAAATTTGAGAGTGTTTGGAGCTGTGGTCTACTACGTGGAAAATCAAAAGGGGTATCATTTTATCGGCCTGTTGGGATCCCTGAAGGTTTTCACTGCCTTGGTTACTATTGTCAGTCCAATGACCAGCCTCTGAGAGGATACGTTCTTGTAGGTTGTGACTCCAATGCCCACAAGCCTGAAGTTGGCCATATCCATGACTCAGAGGTAGACTCTCCTCTTAGAAAGCCGCTTAACTACTCCTTGATTTGGGGTTCGAATTCAGAGAagaatggtggtggtggtggttacTTTTGGCTGCCAAATCCCCCAGAAGGTTACAAGGCTATGGGCATTGTGGTCACTAACAATCCAGAGGAGCCTAAAGTTGAAGAAGTTAGATGTGTTCGAGCTGATCTTACTGAAAGATGTGAAACCAGCGATCGAATAATTTCCTCGGATTCAAAATCTTCCAATCCATTTGAGGTTTGGAACACAAGACCCCACAGAAGGGGAATGTTTGCCAAAGGTGTTTCTGTTGGGACATTCTACTGCAATGCGTACTTGAGTTCTGATGAGGTACTAACAGATATTGCATGCTTGAAGAATCTTGACCACTCTCAGCCTGCAATGCCAAATCTGGACCAGGTTCATGCACTAATTAAGCATTATGGCCCTACTGTGTTTTTCCATCCAGACGAAGATTGCTTGCCCTCTTCAGTGCAATGGTTCTTCAAAAATGGAGCCCTTCTGTACCAAGATTGCGGGCAGAAGTGTGAACCTATTGATCTTAGGGGCTCAAACTTGCCCAGCGGAGGGGAAAATGATGGTAAATTTTGGATAGATTTGCCAGTTGATGATGCTGCCAGAAATGATGTCATAGCCGGAGATTTAGAGAGTGCTGAGCTTTATGTTCATGCAAAGCCAGCATATGGGGGGACTTTTACTGATATTGCTATGTGGATATTTTGTCCTTTCAACGGACCAGCCACCCTTAAAATTGGTCTTATGACTATACCAATGACCAAGATAGGACAACATGTGGGTGACTGGGAGCACTACACCCTTCGTGTAAGCAACTTCACTGGAGAACTATGGCAAGTCTTCTTCTCAGAACACAGTGGGGGTCGATGGGTGGATGCTTCAGATTTGGAATTCATTGAAGGTAATAGGCCAGTTGTTTACTCCTCAAAACATGGTCATGCTAGTTTCCCACACCCTGGGACTTACCTTCAAGGATCAACAAAGCTTGGAATTGGAGTGAGAAATGATGTTGCTCGGAGCAAATATTATGTGGATTCGAGCTTAAAGTATCAGCTTGTTGCAGCTGAATATCTTGGCGATGGAGTTGTTACAGAACCATGCTGGTTGCAGTATATGAGAGAATGGGGCCCAACCATTGTGTATGATTCGCGATCTGAAATAGATAAGATACTTGATCATCTCCCATTTTTTGTTCGATTTTCAGTGGAGAACCTCGTTGACTTGTTTCCAACAGAGCTTTATGGTGAGGAGGGGCCATCTGGACCGAAGGAAAAATATAACTGGGTGGGAGATGAAATATGCTAG
- the LOC133669896 gene encoding uncharacterized protein LOC133669896 codes for MTYNAHPFQLLEINVISGQDLAPVSKSMRTYAIVWVHPGRKLSTKVDQNGHTNPQWNEKFVFRVDDTFINAENSSIMIEVYAAAWLRDVQIGSVNVLISNLFPSHNNNNKMRFVALQVRRPSGRPQGILNLGVQLLDTTMRSMPLYTELSVSAVGFDDLIDAKTIGQSLEKKSAKLRRTQSDQTDQTISDKSGIKESGVRSLGGSLINSSVVKRDNGNGNGNGNGNGNGNGNGSMINGSLCSDVGPSASVVAAAIAKGLIKTPANAVKHDTDGARSSVVEDWTENDSIEGLRTKLERWRTELPPIHDSDLRKMQSKSRRKKHRRRTEGGGLFTCFGFGCEISITWGGRNNKKKNGIGKVCHLSSVDSQSYL; via the coding sequence ATGACTTATAACGCGCATCCTTTTCAGCTTTTAGAAATCAATGTTATATCAGGCCAAGATCTGGCTCCTGTATCCAAATCTATGCGTACCTATGCAATAGTTTGGGTGCATCCAGGAAGGAAACTGTCTACCAAGGTTGACCAAAATGGCCACACCAATCCTCAGTGGAATGAAAAGTTTGTGTTCCGCGTTGATGACACATTCATAAATGCTGAAAACTCTTCTATCATGATTGAAGTCTACGCTGCAGCATGGCTACGCGATGTTCAGATTGGATCTGTAAATGTTCTGATAAGCAACTTGTTTCCTTcccataacaacaacaacaaaatgcgCTTCGTTGCGCTTCAGGTTCGTCGCCCATCAGGACGGCCTCAAGGTATCCTCAACTTGGGGGTGCAGCTGCTGGACACTACAATGCGCAGCATGCCTTTATACACTGAACTTAGTGTGTCTGCAGTAGGCTTCGATGACCTCATTGATGCGAAAACCATCGGTCAAAGCCTTGAAAAAAAGAGTGCAAAGTTGCGTCGCACGCAGAGTGACCAAACTGATCAGACCATCTCTGATAAATCTGGCATAAAAGAGAGTGGTGTCAGGTCACTTGGTGGCTCGTTGATTAATTCTTCGGTGGTAAAACGAGATAATGGCAATGGCaatggaaatggaaatggaaatggaaatggaaatggCAATGGTAGCATGATCAATGGATCACTTTGCTCTGATGTGGGGCCTTCCGCATCTGTTGTAGCAGCAGCAATTGCTAAAGGATTGATTAAAACACCAGCAAATGCTGTTAAACACGATACAGATGGCGCAAGGAGCTCAGTTGTTGAGGATTGGACCGAAAATGATAGTATCGAAGGCCTAAGAACAAAACTCGAGAGATGGAGAACTGAACTTCCTCCAATTCATGATAGTGATCTTCGGAAGATGCAATCGAAAAGTAGACGTAAGAAGCATAGACGGAGGACAGAAGGTGGAGGTTTGTTTACATGTTTCGGTTTCGGATGTGAAATTTCCATTACTTGGGGTGGGCGtaataacaagaagaagaatggcATTGGCAAAGTCTGCCATCTTAGCTCTGTGGACAGTCAATCATATTTATGA
- the LOC133668956 gene encoding zinc-finger homeodomain protein 3-like has product MANADSKSRPLNEESRTITEYRECWLNHAMLTGGSAIDGCGEFTPKGDQGTKEAFICEACGCHRNFHRKQLIKNGIIILDTHLSPPPCRLYGASMWVEKNASGFHPLSSSLPLTSPPPPCYLRTSVSDQESLVHVPPPPPSPPRKSEKKTKARKGPKRGTLMHNRK; this is encoded by the coding sequence ATGGCTAATGCTGATTCAAAATCCAGGCCACTCAATGAAGAATCAAGAACAATCACCGAGTATAGAGAGTGCTGGCTTAACCATGCCATGTTGACTGGTGGCTCTGCTATTGATGGTTGTGGAGAGTTCACTCCGAAAGGTGATCAAGGTACTAAAGAAGCTTTCATCTGTGAAGCTTGTGGTTGTCATAGAAATTTTCATAGAAAACAGTTGATCAAGAATGGTATAATCATTCTTGATACTCACCTTTCACCTCCTCCATGTAGACTATATGGTGCTTCTATGTGGGTAGAAAAGAATGCTTCAGGGTTTCATCCATTGTCTTCTTCCCTTCCACTCACTTCACCTCCTCCTCCCTGTTATCTACGTACCTCAGTCAGTGATCAAGAGTCTCTGGTCCACgtacctcctcctcctccttctcctccacGCAAGTCTGAGAAGAAAACGAAGGCAAGAAAAGGGCCTAAAAGAGGCACCTTAATGCACAACAGGAAATGA